The following are encoded in a window of Panicum virgatum strain AP13 chromosome 5N, P.virgatum_v5, whole genome shotgun sequence genomic DNA:
- the LOC120676616 gene encoding GDSL esterase/lipase At5g45670-like: MGRASVRRALLLVLAAAGAAVVVRGEPQVPCYFVFGDSLVDNGNNNDIASLARANYPPYGIDFPGGATGRFSNGLTTVDAISQLLGFDDYIPAYAGASNDQLLTGVNFASAAAGIRDETGQQLGQRISFGGQLQNYQAAVQQLVSILGDEDSAASHLARCIFTVGMGSNDYLNNYFMPAVYPTSQQYTPEQFADALAGQYAQQLRTLYSFGARKVALMGVGQVGCSPNELAQRSPDGATCAAEINAAIDIFNRRLVALVDQFNALPGAHFTYINAYGVFEDILRAPGSHGLTVTNRGCCGVGRNNGQVTCLPFQTPCANRNEYLFWDAFHPTEAANILVGRRAYSAALPSDVHPVDLRTLAQL; encoded by the exons ATGGGGCGCGCATCGGTGCGACGGGCGCTGCTCCTcgtcctggccgccgccggcgccgccgtggtggtCCGGGGTGAGCCGCAGGTCCCGTGCTACTTCGTGTTCGGGGACTCGCTCGTGGACAACGGGAACAACAACGACATCGCGTCGCTGGCGCGGGCCAACTACCCGCCCTACGGCATCGACTTCCCCGGCGGCGCGACCGGCCGCTTCAGCAACGGCCTCACCACCGTCGACGCTATAT CTCAGCTTCTGGGCTTCGACGATTACATCCCCGCGTACGCCGGCGCCAGCAACGATCAGCTCCTCACCGGCGTCAActtcgcctccgctgccgccgggaTCAGGGACGAGACCGGCCAGCAACTG GGCCAACGGATCAGCTTCGGCGGGCAGCTCCAGAACTACCAGGCGGCGGTGCAGCAGCTGGTGAGCATCCTGGGCGACGAGGACTCGGCGGCGAGCCACCTGGCCCGGTGCATCTTCACGGTGGGCATGGGCAGCAACGACTACCTCAACAACTACTTCATGCCGGCCGTCTACCCCACCAGTCAGCAGTACACGCCGGAGCAGTTCGCCGACGCGCTCGCCGGGCAGTACGCGCAGCAGCTCCGGACGCTGTACAGCTTCGGGGCCCGGAAGGTGGCGCTGATGGGCGTGGGGCAGGTCGGGTGCAGCCCCAACGAGCTGGCGCAGCGCAGCCCCGACGGCGCCACCTGCGCGGCGGAGATCAACGCCGCCATCGACATCTTCAACCGGAGGCTCGTCGCCCTCGTCGACCAGTTCAACGCGCTGCCCGGGGCCCACTTCACCTACATCAACGCCTACGGGGTCTTCGAGGACATCCTCAGAGCCCCGGGGTCGCACG GCCTGACGGTGACGAACCGAGGGTGCTGCGGGGTCGGGCGGAACAACGGGCAGGTGACGTGCCTGCCGTTCCAGACGCCGTGCGCCAACCGGAACGAGTACCTCTTCTGGGACGCCTTCCACCCCACGGAGGCGGCCAACATCCTCGTCGGCCGGAGGGCATACAGCGCGGCGCTGCCGTCCGACGTCCACCCGGTGGATCTTCGCACGCTCGCTCAGCTCTAG
- the LOC120675505 gene encoding integrin-linked protein kinase 1-like translates to MEPRPPAPASEAATPRFRLGKQSSLAPERGGEGGAGAGSAEGSAQADGVMSFQLMYLAHAGSVEGIRELLDGGADPNFRDTDGRTALHIAACEGYAEVVELLLQRGAEAAVEDQWGSTPLADAMHYQNHDVIKILEKHGSKHKIAPMHVKNVREVPEYEIDPAELDFSNGNDISKGTFRKATWRGIPVAVKKLDDDLIVDENKVRAFRDELDVLQLIRHPNVVQFLGAVTQSNPMMIVMEFMHKGDLRTHLNKRGALLPSYAVKLALDIARGMNYLHEHKPQAIIHRDLEPSNILRDDTGHLKVADFDLCKMLKWRRKVREEKAVTSPGNACRYAAPEVLRNEEYDTKVDVFSFALILQEMIEGCLPYHDKKNDEIEKAHNSKERPPFRAPPKHYAHGLRELIEQCWSENPADRPDFRVIINRLSAIHNEIAQRNRWKVRPLRCFLSVEGMWKKDRNEGSTTRSSRSSRSKF, encoded by the exons ATGGAGCCGaggcctccggcgccggcgtctGAGGCGGCGACGCCGCGGTTCAGGCTGGGGAAGCAGTCGTCGCTGGCGCCCGAgaggggcggcgagggcggtgcCGGCGCGGGCTCGGCGGAAGGGTCCGCCCAGGCCGACGGCGTCATGAGCTTCCAGCTGATGTACCTGGCCCACGCGGGCAGCGTGGAGGGGATCCGCGAgctcctcgacggcggcgccgacccCAACTTCCGCGACACCGACGGCCGCACGGCGCTGCACATCGCCGCGTGCGAGGGATACGCCGAGGTCgtcgagctcctcctccagcgcggcGCGGAGGCCGCCGTCGAGGACCAATGGGGCAGCACG CCTTTGGCGGATGCAATGCATTATCAGAATCATGATGTGATCAAGATCTTGGAGAAGCATGGCTCCAAGCATAAG ATCGCTCCTATGCATGTGAAGAATGTCCGTGAAGTTCCTGAATATGAGATTGACCCGGCTGAGCTTGATTTCAGTAATGGCAATGATATATCCAAG GGTACTTTTAGAAAAGCAACATGGAGGGGCATTCCGGTTGCTGTTAAGAAGCTGGATGACGATCTAATTGTGGATGAGAACAAAGT GAGGGCATTCAGAGACGAGCTTGATGTGCTGCAACTTATACGCCATCCAAATGTTGTGCAATTTTTGGGTGCTGTGACACAAAGCAACCCAATGATGATTGTCATGGAATTTATGCACAAG GGTGACTTGCGCACTCACTTGAATAAGAGAGGAGCTCTGCTGCCATCATATGCAGTGAAGCTAGCTCTTGATATTGCAAG AGGAATGAATTACTTACATGAGCATAAGCCTCAAGCTATCATTCATCGTGATCTTGAGCCTTC GAACATATTGAGGGATGACACTGGACATCTGAAGGTGGCAGATTTTGATTTGTGTAAGATGCTAAAATGGAGAAGAAAAGTTAGAGAAGAGAAAGCGGTAACTTCACCTGGCAATGCTT GTAGGTATGCTGCTCCAGAAGTCCTGCGAAATGAAGAGTACGATACCAAAGTTGATGTCTTCTCATTCGCTTTGATACTACAGGAA ATGATTGAAGGATGTCTTCCTTATCATgataagaaaaatgatgaaattgaGAAGGCACACAATTCTAAAGAAAGGCCGCCTTTTAGAGCTCCTCCAAAGCATTATGCTCACGGGTTAAGAGA GTTGATTGAGCAGTGCTGGAGTGAAAATCCTGCAGATAGGCCTGATTTTAGAGTAATTATCAACCGGTTGTCTGCTATCCACAATGAGATTGCTCAAAGAAACCGTTGGAAG GTAAGACCTCTCAGATGTTTCCTGAGCGTCGAAGGAATGTGGAAGAAAGACCGCAACGAGGGCAGCACCACCCGTTCATCACGTTCGTCGCGATCCAAGTTTTAA